One genomic region from Pyrobaculum islandicum DSM 4184 encodes:
- a CDS encoding thermonuclease family protein codes for MREVVLALLALAALAISATVVVVEMPDVDAQKVIVWRAIDGDTVETSVGRVRLVGYDAWEWDEPRGPEARYFLNYLCGGTDYLDVDDLEPRDRYGRILGYLWCGRVFEVGGIYYTAYASVQKAFLLVRPDLVKRPLYIPPDEHPYWHWLKRFTVAFDRPVKLVVLNTTSVATGRIFKFDNATQIVLTCGVYKVYIDGYEIANLTSCQDTKLSIEGAPATTTTTMPTVATVTETVTVTTTVTRPITVTRTETLTVTKTETSTVTKTATQYVTTTATVTQTVYVPYVDPISYVVLGVGVVLGIVGAVALAKRR; via the coding sequence ATGAGGGAGGTCGTATTGGCGTTGTTGGCGCTTGCGGCTCTGGCGATCAGTGCAACTGTCGTCGTTGTGGAGATGCCAGACGTAGACGCGCAAAAAGTTATCGTGTGGAGAGCAATTGACGGCGATACTGTGGAAACGTCCGTGGGCAGAGTTAGGCTTGTGGGCTACGACGCTTGGGAGTGGGACGAGCCGCGCGGCCCAGAGGCCAGATATTTCCTCAACTATTTGTGCGGTGGCACAGATTACTTAGACGTAGACGACCTAGAGCCGAGAGATAGATATGGGCGTATACTTGGCTACCTCTGGTGTGGCCGCGTCTTTGAGGTCGGCGGCATCTATTATACGGCGTATGCCTCTGTACAGAAGGCCTTTCTACTCGTAAGACCTGACCTCGTGAAGAGGCCGCTCTACATCCCGCCAGATGAGCACCCATATTGGCACTGGCTCAAGCGTTTTACTGTCGCCTTCGACCGCCCCGTCAAATTAGTTGTCTTAAACACAACGTCAGTCGCGACTGGCCGAATCTTCAAATTCGACAATGCGACACAAATCGTGCTCACTTGTGGCGTCTACAAAGTGTATATAGATGGGTATGAGATTGCCAATTTGACGTCGTGTCAAGACACAAAGCTTTCAATAGAGGGGGCGCCGGCTACAACCACCACGACTATGCCCACTGTGGCCACCGTCACGGAGACCGTGACTGTCACAACGACCGTTACGAGGCCTATCACGGTAACTAGGACAGAGACGTTGACAGTGACTAAGACGGAGACGTCTACAGTCACTAAGACGGCGACGCAATACGTCACGACCACGGCGACGGTCACGCAGACGGTCTACGTGCCGTACGTCGACCCCATCAGCTACGTCGTGTTGGGAGTCGGAGTTGTCCTAGGGATAGTTGGGGCGGTTGCACTTGCGAAAAGAAGATAA
- a CDS encoding DUF5658 family protein, translated as MRLKKAIYAAVGLGLADVLTTYVALSRDFAEVNPLFAGSPWAAVWANVIMAAVVLALGGAAARAVKMFNVERHVLAMFAVFAATRTTVVVSNVLIPAGVIRRRCRPSRCSYQCR; from the coding sequence ATGCGCCTAAAGAAGGCGATATACGCGGCAGTGGGCTTGGGTCTCGCCGACGTGTTGACTACCTACGTTGCGTTGTCTAGAGACTTCGCCGAGGTGAACCCGCTTTTCGCCGGCAGTCCATGGGCCGCCGTGTGGGCCAACGTCATAATGGCCGCCGTCGTACTTGCCCTAGGCGGCGCCGCCGCGAGGGCGGTGAAAATGTTCAACGTCGAGAGACACGTGTTGGCCATGTTTGCGGTCTTTGCCGCCACGAGAACAACCGTCGTCGTAAGCAACGTGTTGATACCCGCCGGCGTCATACGCCGCCGTTGCCGCCCCTCGCGTTGTTCATACCAGTGCCGATAG
- a CDS encoding HesA/MoeB/ThiF family protein has product MRLVERYSRQIPVIGEEGQGRLRATAVAVFGIGGLGTLVARYVAGGGFRKVVVIDHDVVSIPDIHRQILYTTKDVGKPKAEVAARVLSEVNPEVEVVPIAEPISPDLADSILKEVDIAVDALDNWASRHVVNKAAVRHGKPLIHGAVQEWYGHVTTIIPRKTPCLEDIFGRFKSLPSCAMGFCPVLGPAVGVVASIMALEVFKTALGAPSLVGRLLVVDLKHMTFDLLEIERNPNCPVCGVSHSMT; this is encoded by the coding sequence ATGAGGTTAGTCGAGCGTTATAGTAGACAAATCCCTGTAATTGGAGAGGAGGGCCAAGGCAGACTGAGGGCAACGGCTGTAGCAGTATTTGGAATCGGCGGCCTCGGCACTTTAGTTGCTAGATATGTGGCGGGCGGGGGGTTTAGAAAAGTCGTTGTTATAGACCATGACGTTGTTTCGATACCGGATATACACCGCCAGATCTTATATACAACTAAAGACGTGGGGAAGCCGAAGGCAGAAGTTGCCGCTAGAGTTTTAAGCGAGGTAAATCCAGAGGTTGAGGTTGTCCCTATCGCCGAGCCCATAAGCCCTGACTTAGCAGATAGCATACTCAAGGAAGTAGATATTGCTGTAGACGCGCTGGATAATTGGGCGTCTAGACATGTGGTTAATAAGGCGGCGGTAAGACATGGAAAACCTCTTATCCACGGCGCAGTTCAAGAGTGGTATGGTCACGTCACCACAATTATACCGCGAAAAACGCCATGTTTAGAAGACATATTTGGGCGTTTTAAATCGTTGCCGTCTTGTGCCATGGGCTTCTGCCCAGTGTTAGGCCCAGCAGTAGGAGTGGTGGCTTCAATTATGGCACTTGAGGTTTTTAAAACCGCACTTGGGGCGCCTTCTTTAGTAGGCAGATTATTGGTAGTAGATCTAAAACATATGACTTTCGACCTCTTAGAAATTGAGAGAAATCCAAACTGCCCTGTGTGCGGAGTCTCCCACAGCATGACTTGA
- a CDS encoding CaiB/BaiF CoA transferase family protein has product MDNRPLEGVRVVEFAHYILGPNIPRLLAQLGAEVIKIEPPPRGDRWKYAPMWGGKGFFKGMRIDYLYLNSNKYFVGIDFRKEEGYKLIVELVKKADVFVENMEPGTLDKYGLGYLQLREINPRLIYVSASGYGQFGPLHKLPSYDIIGQAESGIMDTTGWENSINEIYRLPDYPGDWLPSTMAVSAIIAALIYREKTGRGQYIDLSQAASLQRFMYHFVYMSATGRRLKRSGFFDPFAPVSGVFKTYDGKYVAVSAMTESQVRTLAKEVNGLLDALGDRWKVYEILQKWISQKTLVEILEIGKRLKVPIQPVMTDFDVLNDPWRWERGSIVKIRDRLYGEIVVPGPVVKIAGVNLNVRWVARPVGYHNKLVLRKWLGIKAEEVDKLVEHGVLGYWDGQIGNMPPPGWKAEEDPVFQGERDEI; this is encoded by the coding sequence ATGGATAATAGGCCGCTAGAGGGTGTCAGAGTTGTTGAGTTTGCCCACTATATTCTTGGTCCTAACATACCCAGGTTATTAGCTCAGCTTGGTGCCGAAGTTATAAAGATAGAGCCTCCTCCAAGAGGAGATAGATGGAAGTATGCCCCCATGTGGGGCGGCAAAGGGTTTTTCAAAGGTATGAGAATTGATTACTTGTATTTAAACTCTAACAAATATTTTGTTGGTATAGACTTTAGAAAAGAGGAGGGTTATAAGCTCATTGTAGAACTTGTAAAGAAAGCCGATGTATTTGTTGAAAATATGGAGCCTGGCACTCTAGATAAATATGGGTTGGGATATCTCCAATTGAGAGAGATAAACCCACGTCTAATTTACGTAAGTGCGTCGGGCTATGGTCAATTTGGCCCTCTACATAAACTTCCCAGCTATGATATAATTGGACAAGCCGAGTCTGGGATTATGGATACAACAGGTTGGGAAAATAGCATAAATGAAATATATAGACTGCCCGATTACCCAGGGGATTGGCTTCCGTCTACTATGGCCGTCAGCGCGATTATTGCTGCGTTAATATATAGAGAAAAGACGGGGCGGGGGCAGTATATAGATTTATCTCAAGCAGCAAGTCTTCAAAGGTTCATGTACCACTTTGTCTATATGAGCGCAACTGGGAGGAGGTTAAAGAGAAGCGGCTTTTTTGACCCCTTTGCTCCAGTGTCTGGAGTTTTCAAAACTTACGATGGAAAATACGTAGCTGTGTCTGCTATGACAGAATCGCAAGTTAGAACTCTTGCAAAAGAGGTAAATGGACTCTTAGACGCTTTGGGAGATAGATGGAAAGTCTATGAGATCTTACAGAAGTGGATCTCTCAAAAGACTCTTGTAGAGATTCTAGAAATTGGTAAAAGACTTAAAGTGCCTATTCAACCTGTAATGACAGATTTTGATGTATTAAACGATCCGTGGCGGTGGGAACGCGGATCTATTGTAAAAATACGCGATAGACTATATGGAGAAATCGTGGTGCCAGGTCCCGTAGTTAAAATTGCCGGCGTAAATCTTAACGTTAGATGGGTGGCGAGACCTGTTGGTTATCATAACAAGCTTGTTTTAAGAAAATGGCTAGGTATAAAGGCTGAGGAGGTTGACAAACTGGTGGAGCACGGGGTTTTGGGCTATTGGGACGGACAAATTGGCAATATGCCGCCGCCCGGTTGGAAAGCAGAAGAAGATCCAGTATTTCAGGGAGAGAGAGATGAGATATGA
- a CDS encoding GNAT family N-acetyltransferase has translation MREGRAYVAVLNGRIVAVAALVLIGKSAYLQGLRVRPELRGRGVGETTTRFLLEEARRRGAVVATLLVAEWNTPSHALVKKVGFKPRMYIYGGKPARRGESKCLSSLEAYEAVSEALGRSRGYACLPDEPWVCTAVTPWELLARGRPCIDKSLYIGRFSFGSAIGDPDIDVTSLSLDGYRERYTTYILYAIELQEKF, from the coding sequence GTGAGAGAGGGGAGGGCGTATGTGGCGGTTTTGAACGGGAGGATAGTTGCAGTTGCTGCACTAGTCCTCATAGGCAAATCGGCTTATCTACAGGGACTTCGCGTAAGACCTGAGCTACGGGGTAGAGGTGTAGGAGAGACTACTACGAGGTTTCTCCTGGAAGAGGCGCGACGGAGAGGCGCCGTTGTCGCCACGCTTTTAGTAGCCGAATGGAATACGCCAAGCCACGCGTTAGTGAAGAAAGTCGGATTTAAACCACGTATGTATATCTATGGAGGCAAACCTGCGCGAAGAGGAGAAAGTAAATGTCTCTCAAGCTTAGAGGCGTATGAGGCCGTGTCAGAAGCTCTCGGAAGAAGTAGAGGTTATGCATGTTTACCTGACGAGCCGTGGGTTTGTACGGCTGTAACGCCCTGGGAGCTGCTTGCGAGGGGACGTCCCTGCATAGATAAATCTTTATATATAGGCAGATTTTCCTTTGGATCTGCGATAGGAGATCCAGACATAGATGTAACTTCTCTAAGCCTAGACGGATATAGAGAGAGATATACGACATATATACTCTATGCCATAGAGCTACAGGAAAAATTTTAG
- a CDS encoding zinc ribbon domain-containing protein yields the protein MNQVYRTLKVEIPWRLIEERPDVLDTVTRMYLAVGEYVKRLLKELTGKEEPRLTAEELNRLLTPDRREFARRTIEEVFPKYGLKRYFVDQAKVFWRDVVFYRAVPLNAQLRVEDERDMSMAVLVDLKSGVVRVRKLGIPPFAVELEKSNVAWIRRRLEEGARLKLAFVSVDVKRGKDPTYGGLYIALVFAREVTPVEPKALVVVDVNRLDHYIKVGLVADGRVVELWKLPKKERIQKLERIHIHISQLSKALARVDEDIDPRRALDLQRQLWKLETKRYDIIRDIVVDAAREIIKLAREHQAAIVVDTVEDGTYRELKEGNWSGVKKHLLDGLGQLRRRLKESAQWYGLPYLEERLYSAVCPKCGAKMKELNNRRMHCPACGFRAHRDNVPMIWAEKRYQELIEKTKQPVFSSVPTATTFLTL from the coding sequence ATGAACCAAGTATACAGAACGTTGAAGGTGGAAATCCCCTGGCGTCTCATCGAGGAGAGGCCAGACGTCTTAGACACTGTAACGCGTATGTATTTAGCCGTCGGGGAATATGTAAAGAGACTGCTAAAGGAGTTGACAGGAAAGGAAGAACCCAGACTCACGGCGGAGGAGCTAAACCGTCTGCTCACTCCCGACAGGCGGGAGTTTGCGCGCCGGACTATTGAGGAGGTGTTTCCCAAGTACGGTCTCAAGAGGTACTTCGTAGATCAAGCCAAGGTGTTCTGGCGTGATGTCGTGTTCTACCGGGCGGTTCCATTAAACGCCCAATTGAGGGTTGAGGACGAGAGAGACATGAGTATGGCAGTCCTCGTTGACCTAAAGAGCGGCGTAGTCAGAGTGCGTAAGCTCGGCATACCGCCTTTCGCCGTCGAGTTGGAGAAGAGCAACGTCGCCTGGATTAGGCGGAGGTTAGAGGAGGGCGCCAGACTCAAGTTGGCATTCGTCAGCGTTGATGTAAAGAGAGGAAAAGATCCTACTTACGGCGGCCTGTATATCGCCCTTGTGTTTGCTAGAGAGGTGACGCCGGTGGAGCCCAAGGCGCTTGTCGTTGTTGATGTCAACCGCCTTGACCACTACATAAAGGTCGGCCTTGTGGCCGACGGGAGGGTCGTGGAGTTGTGGAAGTTGCCCAAGAAGGAGCGTATCCAAAAGTTGGAGAGGATACACATCCACATAAGCCAATTAAGCAAAGCCCTCGCACGTGTAGACGAGGACATAGACCCACGCAGAGCGTTAGACCTCCAGAGACAACTGTGGAAGCTTGAGACAAAGCGCTATGACATAATCCGAGACATCGTGGTAGACGCGGCGCGTGAAATCATAAAGTTGGCGAGGGAGCACCAAGCCGCGATCGTGGTGGACACGGTGGAGGACGGCACGTACCGAGAGCTGAAGGAGGGGAACTGGAGTGGAGTGAAGAAGCACCTCCTCGACGGTCTCGGCCAGCTGAGGAGGAGGTTGAAGGAGTCGGCGCAGTGGTACGGCCTGCCGTATCTGGAGGAGAGGTTGTACTCAGCCGTCTGCCCGAAGTGCGGCGCGAAGATGAAAGAGCTGAATAACAGACGGATGCATTGCCCCGCCTGCGGCTTCAGAGCGCACCGCGACAACGTGCCCATGATATGGGCAGAGAAGAGATACCAAGAGCTGATAGAGAAGACAAAACAACCCGTTTTTTCCTCCGTCCCAACAGCCACCACATTTTTAACTTTGTAA
- a CDS encoding glycerophosphodiester phosphodiesterase, with the protein MDLLEILRHRVVVGHRGFPKRELENTLPSIESAIKHGADIVEVDVQVTADGVAVLSHDDTLERTFGILLNVRRATWEEVKKVEKGRYRVPTLREALELVAERAGVFIEIKHPEDKQTVIATIREVGAQKWSAIISFHDEALEGVGLYKGLIYAKPPGRVIDAKRLGCHIVLPHYALATEKAVALAHRLGLFVVAWTINSVDLALRLWKIGVDGIATDDVESIKEGLRS; encoded by the coding sequence ATGGATTTACTTGAAATATTAAGACATCGCGTTGTCGTGGGCCATAGGGGGTTTCCAAAGAGAGAATTAGAGAACACTCTCCCCTCCATAGAGTCGGCGATTAAACATGGGGCTGACATCGTGGAGGTTGATGTACAAGTCACGGCAGATGGCGTAGCTGTCCTAAGTCACGACGATACGCTAGAGAGAACCTTTGGCATCTTGCTTAATGTCAGAAGGGCCACCTGGGAGGAGGTTAAGAAGGTGGAAAAGGGCAGGTATAGAGTCCCCACGCTTAGAGAGGCGCTTGAGCTTGTTGCAGAACGCGCTGGTGTATTTATTGAGATTAAGCACCCAGAGGACAAACAAACTGTTATTGCTACGATTAGAGAAGTTGGTGCACAGAAATGGAGCGCCATAATTAGTTTCCACGACGAAGCTCTAGAGGGGGTTGGGCTCTACAAGGGGCTTATTTATGCAAAACCTCCTGGCCGTGTTATAGATGCGAAGAGACTCGGTTGCCATATTGTGCTTCCCCACTACGCCTTGGCGACAGAGAAGGCGGTGGCTTTGGCGCACCGCCTGGGTCTCTTTGTTGTCGCTTGGACGATAAATAGCGTAGATTTAGCTTTGCGCTTGTGGAAAATAGGCGTAGACGGCATTGCTACAGACGACGTTGAAAGTATAAAAGAGGGTTTGAGGAGTTGA
- a CDS encoding V-type ATP synthase subunit B, whose translation MLTPVVSYSTVREVKGPLIVIEKTRGVSYGEIGEVIGPDGEPRKVQVIEVGTDYAIAQVLGGTLGLPAKGSTVRFYGKTLKMPVSEELIGRILDGKGQPRDHMPLPPPEDFRDVNGEPLNPYSREYPEEPIETGISAIDGLYTLVRGQKLPIFSGTGLPHNMMAAQVVRQSTVRGSEEEFAVVFVGVGIKTEEALFFMDEFRRTGALRRAVAVLNLASDPVAERILAPRVGLTIAEYLAWQLGYHVLVVITDMTNYCEGLRELSSGRGELPGRRGYPGYMYTDLATIYERAGKAHGKKGSITQFPILTMPHDDITHPIPDLTGYITEGQLVLSRAMWGKGIYPPFDVIMSLSRLAKDAIGEGKTREDHKDVANTLISAYSKALEIRNLATLVGERNLGWRERRYLRFADAFEQKFIKQGYYERRSFEETLDIGWDVLSILPEDELTNARPQITQKFYRRHIFESVKL comes from the coding sequence ATGCTAACGCCTGTAGTTTCTTATTCTACTGTAAGGGAGGTGAAGGGCCCTCTAATAGTTATTGAAAAGACTAGAGGCGTTTCATATGGCGAAATTGGCGAAGTCATTGGGCCAGATGGAGAGCCTAGAAAGGTACAGGTTATCGAAGTTGGCACAGACTACGCCATAGCTCAAGTACTAGGCGGCACCCTTGGGTTGCCGGCGAAGGGCTCAACGGTGAGATTTTACGGCAAAACTCTCAAAATGCCCGTATCAGAGGAATTAATAGGGAGGATTTTAGATGGGAAGGGACAGCCAAGAGATCATATGCCGCTTCCCCCGCCAGAGGATTTCCGAGATGTCAATGGAGAGCCTTTAAACCCCTATTCTCGGGAGTACCCTGAAGAGCCAATAGAGACAGGAATCTCCGCCATAGATGGCCTTTATACACTAGTTAGAGGGCAGAAGCTACCTATATTCTCCGGCACGGGCTTACCTCATAACATGATGGCTGCCCAGGTAGTTAGACAATCCACAGTAAGAGGCTCTGAGGAAGAGTTTGCAGTAGTTTTCGTCGGCGTTGGTATAAAAACCGAAGAGGCGCTCTTCTTTATGGACGAATTCAGGAGAACAGGCGCGTTAAGGAGGGCAGTAGCTGTACTCAACCTAGCGTCTGACCCAGTGGCGGAACGCATCTTAGCGCCACGTGTAGGTTTGACAATTGCCGAGTATTTAGCCTGGCAGTTGGGCTACCACGTGTTGGTAGTAATCACAGACATGACTAACTACTGCGAGGGTCTTAGAGAGCTTTCTTCCGGCAGAGGCGAACTGCCGGGGAGACGCGGTTACCCAGGCTATATGTACACAGACCTGGCCACAATCTACGAGAGAGCGGGGAAGGCACATGGAAAGAAGGGCTCTATCACTCAGTTCCCAATTCTCACAATGCCGCATGACGATATCACCCACCCCATTCCCGACTTGACAGGATACATCACCGAAGGCCAGCTAGTGCTCAGCCGCGCCATGTGGGGCAAGGGCATCTATCCGCCCTTCGACGTCATTATGTCGCTATCCCGTCTCGCCAAAGACGCAATCGGCGAGGGGAAGACTAGAGAGGATCACAAAGACGTAGCTAACACGCTCATATCCGCCTACTCGAAGGCTCTGGAGATTAGAAATCTCGCTACGCTTGTCGGCGAGCGCAACCTCGGCTGGAGAGAAAGACGGTATCTCCGCTTCGCAGACGCCTTTGAACAGAAGTTCATAAAACAGGGCTACTACGAGAGACGCTCCTTTGAAGAAACATTAGATATCGGATGGGATGTCCTCTCCATATTGCCGGAGGATGAACTTACAAACGCCAGGCCGCAGATCACGCAGAAGTTCTACCGTAGACACATCTTCGAAAGTGTAAAGCTCTAA
- a CDS encoding zinc ribbon domain-containing protein — translation MIKAVDIHGDHRLGLYVALVFARDVTPVKPKVLVIVNINRLDHGVVAGVIVDGKIVKWLKLPDVSVVKELKRLHQRVRELEKRAAREIDPAGRARLEEEVGRLKSKRFGVIRDAVVKMAKELVGLAVKYHAAIVVDGIDERTYSARKQSGEGGARKHLYDGLGQLRRRLQRLAQWYGLPYREVRLYSTVCPRCGAKMREAGGRRMQCPACGFSDHRDNIPIYWAKRRYWEILQKQPVFSAITLLTRKFLHL, via the coding sequence GTGATCAAGGCGGTTGACATCCACGGCGACCATCGCCTTGGGCTCTACGTCGCCCTCGTCTTCGCTAGAGATGTAACGCCGGTGAAGCCTAAGGTGCTTGTTATCGTCAATATCAACCGCCTTGACCACGGAGTTGTGGCTGGTGTTATTGTTGATGGTAAGATTGTCAAGTGGTTGAAGTTGCCCGACGTGTCTGTTGTAAAGGAGTTGAAGAGGTTGCACCAGAGGGTTAGGGAGCTTGAGAAGCGGGCCGCGAGGGAGATAGACCCCGCCGGGAGGGCACGACTTGAGGAGGAGGTTGGCCGCCTCAAGAGCAAGAGGTTTGGCGTAATTCGCGACGCCGTGGTGAAGATGGCTAAGGAGCTCGTCGGCTTGGCCGTCAAATATCATGCCGCAATTGTGGTCGACGGCATAGACGAAAGGACGTACTCGGCGAGGAAGCAGAGCGGCGAAGGCGGCGCGAGGAAGCACCTCTACGACGGCCTTGGACAACTGAGAAGACGTCTACAACGCTTGGCGCAGTGGTACGGCCTTCCATACAGAGAGGTGCGACTCTACAGCACAGTGTGTCCCCGTTGCGGAGCAAAGATGAGAGAAGCGGGGGGTAGGCGGATGCAGTGCCCCGCCTGCGGCTTCTCAGACCACAGAGACAACATACCCATATACTGGGCCAAGAGGAGGTACTGGGAGATCCTCCAGAAACAACCCGTTTTTTCGGCAATCACACTTCTAACTCGTAAGTTTCTTCACTTATGA
- a CDS encoding NAD(P)-dependent oxidoreductase has product MRVGVIGLGIMGAPMAMHLHRAGLLAAVYNRTKSKAEPFEKLGVYVASSPADLAQRVDVVIIMVSDAPDVEQALFGSRGVVEGAKPGLVVVDMSTNSPEWARRFAERLAQYGVKFLDAPVTGGQKGAIEGTLTIMVGGDEELFQKLLPVFKAFGKTVVHVGPVGYGQAMKLVNQIVIALNTIAMVEGLRLAKALGLDIDKVAQVLFSGAAKSGSIELYLPKLLKGDLSPGFKAAHLKKDLAYAMEIANKLNISLPGAALALELYKKMVERGLGELGIHALSEIY; this is encoded by the coding sequence ATGAGAGTTGGTGTAATCGGGCTTGGAATAATGGGGGCGCCCATGGCTATGCATCTCCACAGAGCGGGCCTACTAGCGGCTGTGTATAATAGAACGAAATCTAAAGCGGAGCCTTTTGAAAAACTTGGAGTCTACGTTGCAAGCTCTCCTGCCGATTTGGCACAAAGAGTAGATGTAGTAATTATTATGGTGTCAGACGCGCCAGATGTGGAACAAGCGCTTTTTGGATCCCGCGGAGTGGTAGAGGGCGCCAAGCCGGGTCTAGTGGTAGTAGATATGTCGACGAATTCTCCTGAGTGGGCCAGGAGATTTGCAGAGAGATTAGCACAATACGGAGTGAAGTTTCTCGACGCGCCTGTTACAGGCGGGCAGAAGGGCGCAATTGAGGGAACTCTCACTATTATGGTCGGGGGAGATGAGGAGTTGTTTCAGAAGTTACTTCCAGTCTTTAAGGCCTTTGGAAAGACTGTAGTACATGTGGGGCCTGTGGGATATGGGCAAGCTATGAAGTTGGTAAATCAAATCGTAATAGCGTTAAATACTATTGCAATGGTAGAGGGGTTACGCCTAGCGAAAGCTCTTGGCCTTGACATAGATAAGGTTGCCCAAGTGCTTTTTAGTGGTGCTGCAAAATCTGGGTCTATAGAGCTTTATCTACCGAAGCTATTAAAGGGCGATTTATCTCCTGGTTTTAAGGCAGCCCATCTAAAGAAGGACTTGGCATATGCCATGGAGATAGCAAATAAGTTAAACATATCTCTCCCAGGCGCTGCACTTGCATTAGAACTCTATAAGAAGATGGTAGAGAGGGGATTAGGCGAACTGGGTATACATGCATTAAGTGAAATATATTAG
- a CDS encoding zinc ribbon domain-containing protein — MKKHFLDSLGQLRRRLQRLAQWYGLPYLEVRLYSTVCPRCEAKMAEEKNRITRCLVCGFTDHRDNIPLLWAKRRYWELLQKARTNFSTPITASSF; from the coding sequence GTGAAGAAGCACTTTCTAGACAGTTTGGGACAACTAAGGAGACGCCTACAACGCTTGGCGCAGTGGTACGGGTTGCCGTATCTAGAGGTGCGACTCTACAGCACAGTGTGTCCCCGTTGCGAAGCCAAGATGGCAGAGGAGAAAAACCGCATAACACGCTGTCTTGTCTGCGGCTTCACCGACCATAGGGACAACATACCGTTGCTCTGGGCCAAGAGAAGGTATTGGGAACTCCTTCAGAAAGCCAGAACTAATTTTTCTACCCCAATTACGGCATCTAGCTTTTAA
- a CDS encoding CoA transferase, with product MSDRETVLRELFTPHGKPSALEGVKVLEICGINFGCMIAGSLLAELGAEVYTVPDEEAAKITTDGVYINGVGIPYFVESRGKKRVKWEDLSSLIKDIDILLDGLGPGKLSEQGMGYPELAEKYPKLIYVAISPFGHYPTAKSIEYRDVPDSDLIGQAYNGYMAMLGNPNLPEPYSYPIRAGIWLAWAFAGAAAALGALAAYWWRMKTGRGTFVDVATNDVLSVDHPYQIGAAFVLGASRRRSPTIDANLFVTYTTAKAKDRFVAIATVIWPEIEAFFEIIGRPDLAEKWRDAMAQVEKNPDILKPLEKEVFSIVKEFPAEELIRRSREKGRPPMAIIKTLEEVASQEHWRLRRAIIEVTCGERKLLMPGTPYVMSETPGRVNSPC from the coding sequence ATGAGCGATAGAGAGACAGTATTAAGGGAGTTATTTACGCCACATGGGAAGCCGAGTGCGCTAGAGGGTGTAAAAGTCTTGGAGATATGTGGAATAAACTTCGGCTGTATGATTGCCGGCTCTCTTTTGGCGGAGCTAGGCGCAGAGGTTTATACGGTGCCAGACGAAGAGGCGGCTAAGATTACGACAGATGGAGTCTATATAAATGGCGTAGGCATACCATACTTTGTTGAGAGTAGAGGAAAAAAGAGAGTAAAGTGGGAAGACTTAAGCTCGTTAATTAAGGATATCGATATTCTTTTAGACGGTCTTGGGCCTGGGAAATTATCAGAGCAGGGCATGGGATACCCCGAGTTAGCTGAAAAATATCCGAAGCTCATATACGTCGCTATATCGCCCTTTGGTCACTACCCCACTGCAAAATCCATAGAATACAGAGATGTTCCAGATTCAGATCTAATTGGACAGGCATATAATGGTTATATGGCAATGTTAGGAAATCCAAATCTCCCAGAGCCGTATTCATACCCTATAAGAGCAGGTATCTGGCTCGCCTGGGCTTTCGCGGGAGCCGCTGCAGCTTTAGGCGCGCTAGCCGCTTATTGGTGGAGGATGAAGACAGGGAGGGGGACTTTTGTTGACGTAGCTACAAACGACGTGTTGTCTGTGGATCATCCTTATCAAATCGGTGCTGCGTTTGTACTAGGAGCTAGTAGGCGTAGATCGCCTACAATAGACGCCAATTTATTCGTAACATATACTACTGCCAAGGCGAAGGACAGATTTGTAGCTATAGCGACAGTAATCTGGCCAGAGATTGAGGCATTTTTCGAAATCATAGGCAGGCCGGATCTGGCTGAGAAATGGAGAGACGCCATGGCTCAAGTTGAGAAAAATCCAGACATACTTAAGCCGCTTGAAAAAGAGGTATTTTCAATTGTAAAAGAATTTCCAGCAGAAGAACTAATAAGGAGGAGCAGAGAGAAGGGGAGACCGCCTATGGCGATAATAAAAACACTAGAAGAGGTGGCTTCACAAGAACACTGGCGTTTAAGAAGGGCTATTATAGAAGTTACATGTGGGGAGAGAAAACTCTTAATGCCTGGCACTCCGTATGTTATGTCAGAGACTCCGGGCAGAGTTAACTCTCCTTGTTGA